A DNA window from Helianthus annuus cultivar XRQ/B chromosome 15, HanXRQr2.0-SUNRISE, whole genome shotgun sequence contains the following coding sequences:
- the LOC110911860 gene encoding probable glycerol-3-phosphate acyltransferase 3, translated as MDRKMLQHLFFLYKFLFKLLCYPQGHNLKSKSLKYMRYESMADKHTPEELLNTTLVFEVEGGLLRSNSLFPYFMLVAFEGGGLLRGLVLFLFYPLVCLVSKERGLKIMVFICFFGIKKDNFRIGRTILPKFFMEDLGFEGFEVVRRCGRKVGVSELPRVMVEGFLKDYLDVDCVFGKDLKVVCGYFVGMMEDETTRTSFLMKDVFGDMKSDCHLIGFGTSNKILDHQLFSLCKEIYLASKADKRRWRALPRDKYPKPLIFHDGRIAFMPTYLDTLAMIVWVPFGLGVGILRIIITMSFPYTIAIPILCFTGMSGRRYTRSFAKNKLRASSTNQNKSKGTLYVCNHRTLLDPIYISMAIMKPVTALTYSVSPLSELLSPIKTFHLSRNKEKDYKIMETLLNQNHDVVLCPEGTTCREPYVLRFSPLFAEISNDFIPVALDAKVSMFYGTTASGFKFLDPLFFVLNPTAIYHIKILENLLDANIVEQSRIEIANRVQKQIAEALGFQCTNLTRRDKYMVLAGNEGVV; from the exons ATGGATAGAAAGATGTTACAACATCTCTTCTTTTtgtacaaatttttgttcaaattACTATGTTACCCTCAGGGACATAACTTGAAGAGCAAGAGCTTGAAATATATGAGATATGAATCCATGGCAGATAAGCACACACCAGAAGAGTTGCTAAATACTACTCTTGTGTTTGAAGTTGAAGGAGGGTTATTAAGGTCAAATTCGCTCTTTCCTTACTTCATGCTAGTGGCTTTTGAAGGTGGTGGTTTGTTAAGAGGTTTAGTGTTGTTCCTATTTTACCCTTTGGTTTGTTTGGTTAGCAAAGAAAGGGGGTTGAAGATTATGGTTTTTATATGTTTCTTTGGTATTAAAAAAGATAACTTCAGGATTGGAAGGACTATTTTGCCTAAGTTCTTTATGGAGGATTTAGGGTTTGAAGGATTTGAGGTGGTGAGGAGATGTGGGAGAAAGGTGGGGGTGAGTGAGTTGCCTAGGGTTATGGTTGAAGGGTTTTTGAAGGATTATTTGGATGTTGATTGTGTTTTTGGGAAAGATTTGAAGGTGGTTTGTGGGTATTTTGTAGGGATGATGGAGGATGAGACAACAAGAACAAGTTTCTTGATGAAAGATGTGTTTGGAGACATGAAAAGTGACTGTCATCTCATTGGTTTTGGGACCTCGAACAAGATTCTTGATCACCAACTTTTCTCTCTTTGCAAG GAGATTTACCTAGCAAGCAAAGCCGATAAGAGAAGATGGAGAGCCCTTCCTAGAGACAAATACCCGAAACCATTGATTTTTCACGACGGTAGGATCGCTTTCATGCCAACTTATCTTGATACATTAGCAATGATCGTATGGGTTCCATTCGGATTAGGGGTTGGCATTTTGAGGATCATAATCACAATGTCATTTCCATACACCATAGCGATCCCAATTTTGTGCTTTACCGGCATGAGTGGTAGACGATACACTCGTTCCTTTGCCAAAAACAAATTGAGGGCATCATCTACAAATCAAAACAAGAGCAAGGGCACGTTATACGTGTGTAATCATAGAACATTACTTGATCCCATTTACATTTCTATGGCGATAATGAAACCTGTAACGGCTCTCACGTATAGTGTGAGCCCATTATCAGAGCTCTTATCGCCTATAAAGACGTTCCATTTGAGTAGGAACAAAGAAAAAGACTATAAGATTATGGAAACGTTACTTAACCAAAATCATGATGTTGTGCTTTGCCCTGAAGGGACCACGTGTAGGGAGCCTTATGTACTTCGGTTTAGCCCTTTGTTTGCGGAGATTAGCAACGACTTTATCCCCGTCGCTCTAGATGCTAAAGTAAGCATGTTTTATGGGACAACTGCAAGCGGTTTCAAGTTTTTGGACCCATTGTTCTTTGTCTTGAATCCAACCGCGATTTACCACATTAAGATTCTTGAAAATTTGCTAGATGCAAATATAGTTGAGCAATCAAGGATTGAGATTGCAAATCGAGTTCAAAAACAGATTGCTGAAGCATTAGGGTTTCAGTGTACAAATCTAACACGAAGAGATAAGTACATGGTCTTGGCTGGGAATGAAGGTGTTGTCTAG
- the LOC110911859 gene encoding protein PLANT CADMIUM RESISTANCE 10, protein MAAVVVEEEERERLIERVAVLDFDKLCSTVAMKTNQGKWNKLEEVYDDGGELGGGVFRMWEGDVLECFDDRRLVLQSSFCPWYRFGENMRLAGFGSCFLQGSVYIILATIALCNFVAFTITKKPCFLYLAVAFALTLGAYLGIHRSKMRKKFNIKGSDSSLDDCISHLMCPCCTLAQESRTLEMNNVHDGTWHGRGDTMCIGTYVEGVKAFELIPPLTVSIEPSKP, encoded by the exons atggcggcggtggtggtggaggaggaggagagagagaggttgATTGAGAGGGTGGCGGTGTTGGATTTTGATAAGTTGTGTTCAACGGTGGCGATGAAGACTAACCAGGGGAAATGGAATAAGTTGGAAGAGGTTTATGATGATGGTGGAGAATTGGGTGGTGGTGTTTTTAGGATGTGGGAAGGTGATGTTCTCGAGTGTTTTGATGATCGTCGTTTGGTTCTTCAATCATCATT TTGCCCTTGGTATAGATTTGGGGAGAACATGAGACTCGCTGGTTTTGGTTCTTGTTTTCTTCAG GGATCTGTATACATTATTCTAGCTACGATTGCTCTCTGCAACTTTGTAGCATTTACCATCACTAAGAAGCCCTGTTTCTTGTATCTTGCGGTTGCTTTTGCGCTCACCCTTGGAGCGTATTTGGGCATTCACCGATCCAAGATGAGAAAGAAGTTCAATATTAAG GGCAGTGATAGTTCTTTGGATGACTGTATATCCCATCTCATGTGCCCTTGTTGCACCTTGGCTCAG GAGTCAAGGACATTGGAAATGAACAATGTTCATGACGGGACATGGCATGGTCGAGGCGACACAATGTGTATAGGAACGTATGTTGAGGGCGTCAAGGCCTTTGAGCTAATACCACCCCTAACCGTTTCAATCGAGCCTTCAAAACCTTAA